The nucleotide sequence ACGAAGGGTCAACTTTTTCTCTTTTGAAAGGCGCCAGACGCTTTCAAAAGCTTTGAGCATGATCGGCTTCAGCTTGTCTCGAACCTCTTCTTCAGTCCATCTTTGGCCAGTAATATTTTGTACCCACTCAAAATAGGAAACCGTTACTCCCCCAGCGTTTGCCAAAACATCCGGTACAACAATCGCCCGCTTTTTCGCCAAGATAAGATCGGCTTCTGGCGTTGTCGGATCATTTGCGAGTTCGAGAATGATTTTCGCTTTGACGTTTTTAGCATTTTTCGCATCGATCGCATTGTCGAGAGCAGCAGGAATCAGAATATCACAGGGGCACGTTACGAAATCTTTTTCACTATAGATCTTCGCTTCATCGTGCATAAGTTTATCCATATCGCACACAGTTCCCTTGCAATAAAATTCAGTGACAGCATTACGCTCTTCTTTCACCGCATTTACTTCTTCCGGATCAAGTCCGCGAGCGCTCCAAATTCCTCCTTTACTATCAGAAAGACCCACAATTCTATAGCCAAGTCCGTGTAAAATTGATGCCGCATGATATCCAGCATTTCCAAATCCTTGCACTGCAACGCGCAGATCTTTTCTCCTTAAACCAAGTGTATTTACAAGTTCCTCCAAAACGTACACGCCCCCTTGTGCGGTTGCGGTGTCACGCCCCAGACTTCCTCCAAGAGAAAGCGGTTTGCCCGTGATCATTCCGGGATCGCTGTAACCGACAATCTTTTCATATTCATCAAGCATGTATGACATAATCGCGCCGTTGGTGTAGACATCTGGAGCTGGAATATCTTTTCTGCTTCCGACATGCTCTGCCATCGCCCTCATCCACGCGCGGGAAACAGCTTCAATTTCTTTTGAGGAGTATTGCTTGGGATCAAATTCTACTCCGCCCTTGCCTCCTCCCATCGGAATTCCCACAACCGCACATTTTACTGCCATTCCTAAAGCGAGTGCTTTTACTTCATTCAAATTTGCCTTTGGATGAAAACGGATGCCACCTTTATAAGGACCGCGAGCATTATTAAACTGAACTCGGTAGGCTTTGAGGCTCTCGATCTGGCCATTGTCGCGCTCGATTTCGATATCTTTTTCGATGACATTATTGGGTGTTGAAAGAGTCTTGAATTCCTTGCCAGAAAGACCCAAAAGGGTCGAGGCGCTCTTAAGCCTTACGAGATAGTTGTTGAACGGTGAATTGGCCATAAAATGAAGGATTAATTGATTAATTATAGGCAAACATTATATACCGAAATGGCGGGAATGCGAGTGGTTACAGCAAAAATTTTGTGTCTTAAAAATAGTCTGGTATAATGAGTACTCTTTTACTAATCTTATCTCACACTTCTATGAAAGACGTAATAATCTACTCAACTCCAACCTGCCACTTCTGTCATATGGCGAAAGATTTTTTCAACGCAAATGGCGTAAAATTTACCGATAAAAATGCTGCGAGTGATATGACTGCGCGCAAAGAAGCAGTTGAAAAATCAGGACAAATGGGAGTGCCTGTTATTGATATTGGAGGAAAAATAATCGTCGGCTTTAACGAACCAGAACTCCGAAAGGCTCTTAGTCTCTAATTCGTCGGCGACTGCTCTCTCCACAAAGCAGCGTACAATCCTTTTTTCTTAAGGAGTGATTCGTGCGTCCCTTCTTCAATAATTTTGCCTTTTTCTAAGACGTAAATTCTCTTTGCGTGGGCAATTGTTGAAAGCCTGTGAGCAACTAGAATTTGCATAACTCCTTTTGCCGCGATCTCGACGCTCTGAATCGTGTCCGTAATTTCTTTTTCAGTAATCGAATCGAGGCTCGAAGTCGCTTCATCGAAAATAATAAGTTCCGGCTTTCGAAGAAGCGCACGAGCGATAGCGAGACGCTGGCGTTCTCCTCCTGAAACTTTCACTCCTCCTTCGCCGATCTTTGTATCGAGTCCTTGCCCGCTCCTCTCTAAAATAGTTGTGGCTTGAGCAAAAGAAAGCGCTAAAAGACACTCTTCATCTGTAGCGTCAGTTTTCACGAATAAAAGATTATCTCGAATGGTTCCTGAAAAAAGCTGGGTCTCCTGCGCAACAAGCCCGACACGACTTCGTAATGCCTCGAAATCGATCTTGGACGCGTTTACAGTATTGAAGGAAAGAGAACCTTTCTCCGGTTGGTAAAGGCCAAGCACAAGCTTTACGAGAGTCGATTTGCCGGAACCAGAAGGGCCCACAAAAGCGACTGTTTCCCCGACATGTACTTTTAAGTTAATCCCCGAAACAGCCGAACTTCGAGCTCCCGAGTAAGCAAAGTCAACATTTTTAAATTCAATTGATTCAAGTGATTTGAGTCGCACGGGAGAAAGAGGAACCGGAGCAACTTGGCGAGAAAGGAGCTCCGCTACGGCAGCGAGGCTTGCGCTGGCTTCCTGAAATTGTGCGAAAACGTTTGCGAGTTCACCAAGCGGGTTGAAAATAAAGAATGAGTAGATAAAGAGGCTGAAAAATTCTCCGACCGTGATGGCAGAATTCCAGATGAGCCAAAGCATAAGGAGAAGAAGCGAAGAACGAAGGGCATTGATGCATGTGCCTTGAATAAAGCTTAAGGTGCGAATAAGTTTTATTTTCTTAAGTTCGAGGGTGAGGATCTTTTGATTTACAATATTAAGGCGAGTGATCTCTTGTTCTTCAAGTCCCAAACTTTTCACCATCTCGACGTTTCGAATCGTCTCTGTCGTCGAACCGGCAAGATTTGCAGTTTCGATGACGATATTTTTCTGCGCCCGTTTGATCTTCCTTGAAATAGTGAAGGTTACCGTTCCAAGCACCGGAATGATAAGAATATAGACGAGCCCAACTGACCAGTGCACATTGAGTGCGTAGATGATCACAAAAATAATCCCAACGAGTGCGATGAAAATGCTTCCAATCGCACTCATAATGAGCGTTTGAGCATCAAGACGGGCTTTCTGAAGTTTCTGGAGCATCTCCCCGCTTCTTTCATCCTCAAAAATAGCGTAGGGCAGGGCAAAAGTATGAGCGACGGATTCGCTGTACATTTCAGTTCCCACCCTTTGAGTTATCACGTTCGCATAATAATCTTGGAAATTTTTAGCAATTCGCGAGACAAGCGCAACGCCGATCGAAGCAAGGAGAAGAAGAAGAACACCCCGAAGAAATCCGGAATGGGTGTAGCTCGCCGCCTGGGTCGCATATCTATCAACAATGATCCGGAAAATTTGCGGATCCAAAAGCGAAAAACCCTGGTTTATTGTCGCCAAAGCTAAAGTCCCCACCAGAAGCCATCTTTGTTTTTTTACGTATTTCCAGAGAAGTTGCATACAGAATTATTTATTCTTTTTTAAAAATGCCGGCAAAGTTTTAAGAAGTCTTTCTCTCCACAGAGCATTCGAGTAAATTTGCTCGACTGCCTGCTCCAAAGTTCTTTTTGCACCAGGAGCTGGGTGAGTTTTAAAGAATTTTTGAATCTCTTTCGCTTTTTCGGTTGTTGCAAAAACAGACGCACTTTCCAATATATGAGCAATAATTCCTGCTCCTCCGTACCGAGACAAAAGCTCGTCCCAGTGTTTTTTCACAAATTTCCAGGTCAACTCTTGCCCGTGCGGATTTCTCCATGCCAAAATAATGAGTATAAAAGCATCTTGTGCCCGCACCTCCTTAGAAAGAGCAAAATTGAGAGTTTCTTCTATGAGTTTTTCAGTAGAGAAATTTGCAAGTGCCCTCCCGATTCGATTTTTTTCTTCTTGAAGTTTCTCTTTCTTGTACAGATTAGTGAGAGTTTCGTGCTCTTTTTTACTTCCATAGCGAGCTACGAGCATGAAAACAACACCCCGAATATCTGCGTAAATTGGAGCACCTTTTTCTATAAAATCATGAAAAAGCCTCTGCGCTCGTTTTATAACCTCTTTATTGCCATAAATTCCCGCACTTCCGAGAATAAGTGAGCGCAAAAGTGTTACTGTGTGTCTTTCTTCATCTTTCTTTGCCCAGCCTAATTTTTTGACAACTCCTAGAAATATCTTTCCGGCATATTCCTTGTATTCATCTTTCAACTTCCCTGCTGGCAAAACTCCGGCGAGCGAAGAAAGCCCAGACGCCAATTCTCCCCAAACAGCATAATCATCTTCGTTCTTGAAACTCTCCGAAAGAGTGAGAACATCTTCAACTTTGATTTTGCCAGCCTCTAGAAGAGCAAAAGCGTCTCGAATAATACCGAGTCTATCAATTGGACCAAATACCTTATCTTCGATCGGTTTTTTAAAACTTTCGAGCATCTCTTTCGGATATGCTGTGCGGAAAAAACCCGTTTCTCCGTAATTTATCTTTGTCCACTTTGAACCGGCTTTTCTCAAAACCGCAAAGGTCTTTTTATTCGAAATAGTTTTTTCTACTTCACTTTTATTATTCGATTTGGAAATTACAGGAATATGCCACAAAGTTTTATCCTTAGCTTTCTTTTCTGAAATAGGGCTTGAAAAAAAACGTGATTGGGTCAAATTGTATTTGCTTTGTACTTGCGAAACCTGGAGAACTGGATATCCGGGATGTTCCGTCCAATCTCGCATTATTTTCGCCACAGGTTTGCCAGAAACTTTTTCGAGAGCTTTCCAAAGATCAGCAGTTTCAGCATTCGCGTAGCTGTGTTTTTTCAAATAATGCGAAAGGCCTTTTCGGAAATTTTCTTTCCCAAGATATTCTGCGAGCATTCTGATAACGCTTCCCCCTTTCGAATAGCTGACTTTGTCGAAAATCTCACTGATTTCGTTTGGATGATGCACGGGAACTTCGATCGGATGAGTATTCGCGAGAGCATCAAGTTGAAGGGCGACGCCGTGATCTTCGATAAGAAATTGCGTCCACATATCCCACTCTGGAAACATTGCATCAACCGCGAGATACTCGATGTACGTTGCGAATCCCTCGTTGAGCCACAAATGCGTCCACCATTCCATCGTTACAAGATTTCCAAACCACTGATGGGCGATCTCGTGAGCAATT is from Candidatus Paceibacterota bacterium and encodes:
- a CDS encoding glutaredoxin family protein encodes the protein MKDVIIYSTPTCHFCHMAKDFFNANGVKFTDKNAASDMTARKEAVEKSGQMGVPVIDIGGKIIVGFNEPELRKALSL
- a CDS encoding M1 family metallopeptidase; this encodes MQKGKSKNVRLSSHVIPERYELSLKPDLEAFTFEGQEAITLILKKATKTITLHSKNLEIESAEVEFGKEKIFALTISYDEKAETATFHFQNEIPKGKLKLALVFRGVLNDLMRGFYRSRYEHKGQTKHLATTQFESTDARQAFPCFDEPALKAIFDISLVVPTNLTAISNTMPSNIREHEGGYKTVTFEPTPKMSTYLAAFIVGDFESIEGKTARGTLVRIFTTPGKIHQGKFALEVAKKSLSFFEKYFGIHYPLPALDLIAIPDFQSGAMENWGAITYRETALLYDEEHSALATKQRVAIVIAHEIAHQWFGNLVTMEWWTHLWLNEGFATYIEYLAVDAMFPEWDMWTQFLIEDHGVALQLDALANTHPIEVPVHHPNEISEIFDKVSYSKGGSVIRMLAEYLGKENFRKGLSHYLKKHSYANAETADLWKALEKVSGKPVAKIMRDWTEHPGYPVLQVSQVQSKYNLTQSRFFSSPISEKKAKDKTLWHIPVISKSNNKSEVEKTISNKKTFAVLRKAGSKWTKINYGETGFFRTAYPKEMLESFKKPIEDKVFGPIDRLGIIRDAFALLEAGKIKVEDVLTLSESFKNEDDYAVWGELASGLSSLAGVLPAGKLKDEYKEYAGKIFLGVVKKLGWAKKDEERHTVTLLRSLILGSAGIYGNKEVIKRAQRLFHDFIEKGAPIYADIRGVVFMLVARYGSKKEHETLTNLYKKEKLQEEKNRIGRALANFSTEKLIEETLNFALSKEVRAQDAFILIILAWRNPHGQELTWKFVKKHWDELLSRYGGAGIIAHILESASVFATTEKAKEIQKFFKTHPAPGAKRTLEQAVEQIYSNALWRERLLKTLPAFLKKNK
- a CDS encoding Glu/Leu/Phe/Val dehydrogenase, which produces MANSPFNNYLVRLKSASTLLGLSGKEFKTLSTPNNVIEKDIEIERDNGQIESLKAYRVQFNNARGPYKGGIRFHPKANLNEVKALALGMAVKCAVVGIPMGGGKGGVEFDPKQYSSKEIEAVSRAWMRAMAEHVGSRKDIPAPDVYTNGAIMSYMLDEYEKIVGYSDPGMITGKPLSLGGSLGRDTATAQGGVYVLEELVNTLGLRRKDLRVAVQGFGNAGYHAASILHGLGYRIVGLSDSKGGIWSARGLDPEEVNAVKEERNAVTEFYCKGTVCDMDKLMHDEAKIYSEKDFVTCPCDILIPAALDNAIDAKNAKNVKAKIILELANDPTTPEADLILAKKRAIVVPDVLANAGGVTVSYFEWVQNITGQRWTEEEVRDKLKPIMLKAFESVWRLSKEKKLTLRNAAYFVAVEKIAAAMRDRGSFL
- a CDS encoding ABC transporter ATP-binding protein; this translates as MQLLWKYVKKQRWLLVGTLALATINQGFSLLDPQIFRIIVDRYATQAASYTHSGFLRGVLLLLLASIGVALVSRIAKNFQDYYANVITQRVGTEMYSESVAHTFALPYAIFEDERSGEMLQKLQKARLDAQTLIMSAIGSIFIALVGIIFVIIYALNVHWSVGLVYILIIPVLGTVTFTISRKIKRAQKNIVIETANLAGSTTETIRNVEMVKSLGLEEQEITRLNIVNQKILTLELKKIKLIRTLSFIQGTCINALRSSLLLLMLWLIWNSAITVGEFFSLFIYSFFIFNPLGELANVFAQFQEASASLAAVAELLSRQVAPVPLSPVRLKSLESIEFKNVDFAYSGARSSAVSGINLKVHVGETVAFVGPSGSGKSTLVKLVLGLYQPEKGSLSFNTVNASKIDFEALRSRVGLVAQETQLFSGTIRDNLLFVKTDATDEECLLALSFAQATTILERSGQGLDTKIGEGGVKVSGGERQRLAIARALLRKPELIIFDEATSSLDSITEKEITDTIQSVEIAAKGVMQILVAHRLSTIAHAKRIYVLEKGKIIEEGTHESLLKKKGLYAALWREQSPTN